GATCGGCGACCGGGAGTCCGCCACCGACTCACCCTGGCAGGCCGGGCAGCGTAGACCCACTGCCACGGCGCGTACGGGGTCCTCCCGACCGGTGCCGCCGGTCGACCGGACCAGCCCCGCGCCCGCTGCGGCGATCAGCGCCGTGAGGACGAGTGCCCCAACGGCCGCGCGCCACCTCATCGGGCCAGCAACGGCGCCACCCGCTGCTCAAGCCACTGCCGGGTGACCACACCCGGCTGCCGGTCGACGATCCGGCCGTCCCGGTCCACCACGAACGTCTCCGGCACTGCCCGGACGCCCCAGTCGACCGCCCGGGTGCCCTCCGGGTCTGGCAGCACGGTCAACTTCCGTGCGCCGGTCTCGTCAAGTAGCGCCCGGACCGCCTCGGCGCCGTCCCGGACGTTCAGCCCCACCAGCCGCAGCCCACGGGGCGACCACTGCCGTTCCGTCTCGACCAGTAGCGGCAGCTCGTCCCGGCACGGGCCGCACCAGGAGGCGAACACGTTGACCAGCAGCACGTGGCCACGGGCTTCGGTCAGGTCGAACCGGCCACCATCCAGGGTGGCGCCCGTGAGCGCCGGGGCCGGCGCGGGGGTGACGCCGTTGGCGGCGCCGGCGTCGAGCGGCGCCGACGGTGACCGCAGGCCGAGGGCGGCCACGGTGCCAACGGCGACGATGAGCACCAGCGCCAGCGCCGGGCCAGGTCGCAGCAGGCGGCGGGCGGTCATCACCGGGCCCCGGCGGCGACCGGGTCAGGCGACGCCGCGACGACGTGCGGGCGTCGCGGACGGGCGGTGCGGATCGCCGCCAGGAGTCCCCCCGCGGCCGTCAGCGTGCCGCCGGCCCAGAGCAGCCCGACGAGCGGGTTCACCGCGAGCCGTACGGTCGCGCTGCCGCTGTCCGGGGCGACCGCGATCAGGGTGACGTACGTGTCTCGCAGCAGTCCGGTCTGGATCGCCGGCACCGTGACAGCGGTGTCCCGGGCGGGGTTGTAGCGTAGGGCGGGCCGGATCGTTTGTTCCCCGCCGCCCGCCTCGGTGAGCCGAAGCCGCGCCCGTACGGTCATACCCCCGCTGGCGCCGCTGCGGTCCACGCCGACCAGGCGTACGGACACGTCGCCCACCCGCAGCGTCTCCCCAGTGTGGATGGTTCGCTCCGTGTCGCGGCCGTACGCGGAGGATCCTGCGACACCCACCGCAACCAGGGCGATCCCGGCGTGCGCGACCAGTCCGGCAGCCCTGCCCGGTCTCCGGTTCCGGCCGGAGCGCGGACGCCGGTCGGCCAGCTCTGCGGCCACGCCGGTGAGCACGAACGCCGCCGCTCCGAACGCGGTGAGCGCGGGCAGGCCGGGCCGGCTGAGCAGCCCCACCACGGCGACGGTGGCGAGCGCCACGGCGCCGGGTAGGGCGAGTCGCCGCAGCGCCTGCGTCCGGTCGCGGACCCGCAGGGCCGGCGTCACGCCCATCATCAGCAGTACCGCGATCGCCAGCGGTACCGCCGTCCGCTGGTAGTAGCCGGGTCCGACCGAGGTGCGCACCCCGCCGAGCGGTTCGGAGAGCAGCGGGAAGATCGTGCCGATCAGCACCACCGCCGTGATCGTCACCAGAAGCACGCCGTTGACCAGCACGGCCGTCGTTCGGGACAGCAGCGGTGTGCTCCTGCCGGCCGCGGGTTCGGGGTCGCGCCATCCGGTCAGGACCGTCGACACGACGACCGTCAGCAGCACGAAGCCGAGCAGCATCGGCCCCAACGGTGAGTCGGTGAAGGCGTGCACGCTGGCCACCGCGCCGGACCGGGTAAGGAACGTTCCGAGCAGCACCAGCACGAAGCTCGCGGATGCCAGGGCCAGGTTCCAGCCGGCCCGGCCGGCGGCGCGGCCCAGGGTGGCGTGCAGGAAGGCGGTGGCGGTCAGCCAGGGCAGCAGCGACGCGTTCTCCACCGGGTCCCACGCCCAGTAGCCGCCCCAGCCCAGCACCGCGTACGACCACCAGGCCCCGAGCCCGATGCCGGCGGTCAGCGCCGCCCACGCCGCCAGGGCCCAGGGTCGGGCGGCCCGTACCCAGTTCCGCCCCTGCTGGCCGGCCAGTGGTGCGGCGATCGCGAAGGCGAACGGCACGACCAGGCCGATGTAGCCGGCGTAGAGCAGGGGAGGGTGCACGCCCATCGCCGGGTGCTGCTGCAGCAGCGGGTTCGGCCCCGGGCCGTCGGCGGGTACCGGGTTCACCTCGCGGAACGGGTTCGCGGCGAAGGTGGACAGCGCGAAGAAGAACATGGTCACCGTGCTGACGACCACCATCGCGTAGGCGTGCAGCAGGGGCGGGTGCCGGCGGTGGGCCAGCAGTGCCGCGTACCCGGCGAGGATCAGCAGCCAGAG
Above is a window of Micromonospora coriariae DNA encoding:
- a CDS encoding TlpA family protein disulfide reductase: MTARRLLRPGPALALVLIVAVGTVAALGLRSPSAPLDAGAANGVTPAPAPALTGATLDGGRFDLTEARGHVLLVNVFASWCGPCRDELPLLVETERQWSPRGLRLVGLNVRDGAEAVRALLDETGARKLTVLPDPEGTRAVDWGVRAVPETFVVDRDGRIVDRQPGVVTRQWLEQRVAPLLAR
- a CDS encoding heme lyase CcmF/NrfE family subunit, with product MLADLGTASLTVGVLCATLTALLWLRAALFTTPTRAARLGTAATLATAAVACALLEAALLRHDFSVRFVAENGGRQVPLYYTLTSLWSALDGSLLLWLLILAGYAALLAHRRHPPLLHAYAMVVVSTVTMFFFALSTFAANPFREVNPVPADGPGPNPLLQQHPAMGVHPPLLYAGYIGLVVPFAFAIAAPLAGQQGRNWVRAARPWALAAWAALTAGIGLGAWWSYAVLGWGGYWAWDPVENASLLPWLTATAFLHATLGRAAGRAGWNLALASASFVLVLLGTFLTRSGAVASVHAFTDSPLGPMLLGFVLLTVVVSTVLTGWRDPEPAAGRSTPLLSRTTAVLVNGVLLVTITAVVLIGTIFPLLSEPLGGVRTSVGPGYYQRTAVPLAIAVLLMMGVTPALRVRDRTQALRRLALPGAVALATVAVVGLLSRPGLPALTAFGAAAFVLTGVAAELADRRPRSGRNRRPGRAAGLVAHAGIALVAVGVAGSSAYGRDTERTIHTGETLRVGDVSVRLVGVDRSGASGGMTVRARLRLTEAGGGEQTIRPALRYNPARDTAVTVPAIQTGLLRDTYVTLIAVAPDSGSATVRLAVNPLVGLLWAGGTLTAAGGLLAAIRTARPRRPHVVAASPDPVAAGAR